One window of Anaerolineales bacterium genomic DNA carries:
- a CDS encoding type II secretion system F family protein, translating into MELGTIIAIVIVLAIIGGIGFVVVIGARLARQVQGEESDPVLARLAEATQRGENVSLEDIELQQPFMERVVIPIVKRVGDISARFTPEKLLQETTLKLELAGNPGRIDAATFLATRFVGAALFGGLLTLISNLPQVTWPTGRIILVVGLFTVLGFFFPQMWLSSRITRRQNEVRKALPDALDLLTICVEAGLGFEAAMSKVADKWENELSIMFGRCIREIQLGKTQREALRDMADRIGLTELTSFVAAVIQSQLLGVSMAKVLRIQSDQMRLKRRQRAEEQAHQAPVKMIIPMALLTFPSIMIILMAPAAFQIAEAFAPFIGP; encoded by the coding sequence ATGGAATTGGGAACCATCATTGCGATCGTAATCGTCCTGGCCATTATCGGGGGAATCGGATTCGTGGTGGTGATCGGGGCGCGCCTCGCCCGCCAGGTGCAGGGCGAAGAATCCGACCCGGTCCTTGCGCGCCTGGCGGAAGCGACCCAGCGCGGCGAAAACGTTTCGCTCGAAGACATCGAACTTCAGCAGCCTTTCATGGAGCGTGTCGTCATCCCTATCGTAAAGCGGGTTGGCGATATCTCCGCCCGCTTTACCCCGGAGAAACTTCTGCAGGAAACGACACTCAAACTTGAACTGGCTGGGAATCCGGGACGGATCGACGCGGCGACGTTTCTGGCAACCCGTTTTGTCGGCGCTGCCTTGTTTGGCGGCCTCTTGACATTGATATCGAACCTGCCCCAGGTGACGTGGCCCACCGGGCGCATCATCCTTGTCGTTGGTTTGTTCACCGTCCTCGGTTTTTTCTTTCCCCAGATGTGGCTTTCGAGCCGGATCACCCGCAGACAAAACGAGGTTCGGAAAGCGCTTCCTGACGCGCTTGACCTGCTCACGATATGCGTGGAGGCGGGTTTGGGTTTCGAGGCAGCGATGTCTAAAGTGGCGGACAAGTGGGAGAACGAACTGTCCATCATGTTTGGCAGGTGTATCCGTGAGATCCAACTTGGAAAAACGCAGCGCGAAGCCCTGCGCGACATGGCTGACCGGATCGGCTTGACGGAATTGACCAGTTTCGTGGCTGCTGTCATCCAAAGCCAGCTTCTCGGTGTGAGCATGGCGAAAGTCCTGCGTATTCAGTCCGACCAGATGAGGTTGAAGCGGCGTCAACGAGCCGAGGAGCAGGCACATCAAGCGCCTGTGAAAATGATCATCCCAATGGCTTTGCTGACCTTTCCTTCGATCATGATCATTCTCATGGCTCCCGCTGCCTTTCAGATCGCGGAGGCGTTCGCTCCGTTCATCGGGCCCTAG
- a CDS encoding ComF family protein codes for MENWKYKAYRTIWNSLDLLFPPECGGCGKAGSRWCLDCQRKVKILNGILCDVCGLPQEKAGTCATCLARKPYFRSLRAWAEFEEPLRSALHKLKYRRDLSMGDAIAAHMLTFVRGLNWNADLIIPIPLGKQRLRERGYNQVAMIAKPLAMGLGVDYSSNALVRKKETRSQVGLSREERQKNVSGAFQANAGVNGKIVLIIDDVSTTGSTLSSGAETLYASGARDVFALTIARAMPHHGLGIA; via the coding sequence TTGGAGAACTGGAAATACAAGGCGTATCGTACTATCTGGAATTCACTCGACCTGCTATTCCCGCCTGAATGTGGCGGCTGCGGGAAGGCAGGCTCACGCTGGTGCCTGGATTGCCAGCGGAAGGTAAAAATACTGAACGGAATACTATGCGACGTATGCGGTTTGCCCCAGGAAAAGGCAGGGACATGCGCAACCTGCCTGGCGCGCAAACCGTATTTTCGTTCCCTGAGAGCCTGGGCGGAATTCGAAGAACCGCTTCGTTCGGCACTGCATAAATTGAAATACCGGCGAGATCTTTCAATGGGCGACGCAATTGCAGCGCACATGTTGACCTTTGTGCGCGGACTGAATTGGAACGCCGATTTGATAATTCCCATCCCGCTTGGGAAACAACGATTGCGGGAAAGGGGATATAATCAGGTTGCCATGATTGCAAAACCGCTTGCCATGGGTTTGGGGGTAGACTACTCTTCAAACGCGTTGGTGCGAAAAAAAGAAACGCGTTCGCAGGTGGGATTGAGCAGGGAGGAGAGGCAAAAAAATGTGAGCGGAGCCTTCCAGGCAAACGCGGGGGTAAACGGGAAAATCGTCCTAATCATCGATGATGTTTCGACAACCGGTTCGACTCTGTCCTCCGGCGCGGAGACGCTATATGCCTCCGGTGCCCGGGACGTATTTGCGTTGACGATCGCGCGCGCAATGCCCCATCACGGCTTGGGAATCGCGTAG
- the raiA gene encoding ribosome-associated translation inhibitor RaiA — protein MSNKVEVQTRHIRLTERIEEYVTKKAGNLDHYLPAIDEARVELSHHKAARDAKDRNVAQVTVFGKGFTFRSEERADEALAAFDMAIDNLQRQIEKYKGKKYHGRGDGRSAAEVADDIIDDETGELSPLFAKRKKFVLYPMSEDEALVQMRNLGHDNFFIFYNAETSKINVLYRRRNGSYGLIEPELG, from the coding sequence ATGTCCAATAAAGTGGAAGTTCAGACACGTCACATCCGTTTAACGGAACGGATCGAGGAATACGTCACGAAAAAGGCCGGAAACCTCGATCACTACCTGCCGGCCATCGACGAAGCCCGCGTGGAGTTGTCGCACCATAAGGCGGCGCGCGATGCCAAGGACAGGAACGTCGCCCAGGTGACGGTTTTCGGTAAGGGTTTCACGTTCCGTTCCGAGGAACGCGCGGACGAAGCGCTTGCCGCCTTCGATATGGCGATCGACAATCTCCAGCGCCAGATCGAGAAATACAAGGGGAAGAAATATCACGGGCGCGGGGATGGACGTTCCGCGGCGGAGGTCGCGGACGACATCATCGACGATGAAACAGGGGAGCTCTCGCCGCTGTTTGCCAAACGGAAGAAATTCGTGCTTTATCCAATGTCCGAGGATGAGGCGCTGGTGCAGATGCGCAACCTTGGTCATGATAATTTCTTCATCTTTTACAATGCTGAGACAAGCAAGATCAATGTGCTGTACCGCAGGCGCAATGGGAGTTACGGCTTGATCGAGCCGGAACTCGGGTAA